Proteins encoded within one genomic window of Zavarzinella sp.:
- a CDS encoding DUF1778 domain-containing protein — MEKSQSSLMVQLDEESKAVLVKAAELRRISVSDYVRQVMISQARKEIEAAAAQTILLTPEEQLAFWQALNAPVKLTQAQVQLGKLMRGEA, encoded by the coding sequence ATGGAAAAATCCCAGTCCTCGCTGATGGTACAACTCGACGAAGAGAGTAAGGCAGTCTTAGTGAAAGCTGCAGAACTGAGGCGGATCAGTGTCAGCGACTATGTTCGCCAGGTAATGATTTCTCAAGCACGAAAGGAAATTGAAGCTGCAGCAGCACAGACAATATTGCTGACACCTGAGGAACAACTTGCATTTTGGCAAGCATTGAACGCACCAGTCAAGCTGACTCAAGCACAAGTTCAACTTGGCAAGTTAATGCGTGGAGAAGCATGA
- a CDS encoding MBL fold metallo-hydrolase, protein MKKRKYIFPNVIELNYQAGHCIGVNVYLVESAGEYFLIDIGFEDSVDEIVELIREMDFSLAKCKGIIATHADSDHIQGLAKAKEKLKTPVLTHPLSQIPIEAGDALATYASIPAQGIDIPMPACKIDTLINEGDVLTVGDLQLQVWHTPGHTPGQLALKMKNLLFSGDNIYKDSCVGVIDAHHGSNLPDFVKSLKRILNDDSEFLLPSHGPVFKRDQTIIQKAIDRLTQYQYMSDFGTCAIDWPLMHEWEADVIAGRLPSF, encoded by the coding sequence ATGAAAAAGCGGAAGTACATCTTTCCCAACGTAATTGAATTGAATTACCAGGCGGGACACTGCATCGGTGTGAATGTCTACCTGGTGGAGAGCGCTGGTGAGTACTTTTTAATCGATATCGGTTTTGAAGATTCCGTGGATGAAATCGTCGAATTAATCCGCGAAATGGACTTCAGCCTGGCGAAATGCAAAGGGATTATTGCTACCCATGCTGACAGCGACCATATTCAGGGGTTGGCAAAAGCCAAAGAGAAGCTGAAAACGCCTGTCCTGACCCACCCACTGTCGCAAATTCCGATTGAAGCGGGCGATGCACTGGCCACTTATGCCAGTATTCCGGCTCAAGGGATTGATATTCCGATGCCGGCCTGCAAAATCGACACTCTGATCAATGAGGGCGACGTGTTGACAGTAGGTGATCTCCAGTTACAAGTGTGGCACACTCCTGGGCATACCCCCGGGCAGCTTGCTCTGAAGATGAAAAACCTGCTTTTTTCAGGCGACAACATCTACAAAGACAGCTGCGTGGGTGTGATCGACGCCCACCATGGCTCGAATTTGCCCGATTTTGTGAAGTCGTTGAAGCGAATTCTGAACGATGATTCCGAATTCTTACTTCCCAGCCACGGACCAGTGTTTAAGCGTGATCAAACGATCATTCAGAAAGCAATCGACCGGCTTACGCAGTACCAGTATATGTCCGATTTCGGTACCTGTGCCATTGATTGGCCCCTGATGCACGAATGGGAAGCAGATGTGATTGCGGGGAGACTACCCTCTTTCTAA
- a CDS encoding tRNA pseudouridine(13) synthase TruD, with translation MLQHAQLPYLTNPTLKVAGIIKSIPEHFHVEEIPAYVPSGSGEHLYLWIEKTDISTDYLVRQLSYQLHIPREAVGYAGMKDRRAVTRQWISLPRQCEAKLDQFQLPGFTILETNWHQNKLKTGHLEGNRFRITISECDPTQDSVVAQLLNQIRQSGMLNAYGDQRFGLEDETLQLGHDLLTGKVRRARTPFLKKLSLSAVQSWLFNHYLTRRHSRGELFTVLPGDVMGKWPHGGIFVSEDPAVEQQRFEAREIMFRGPIYGTKMFPAKNVALMRELELLDQLGIATAQFVPFEKIMQGTRRPNLVYLNDLRHEWVDGLLVLDFSLPSGSYATILLRELLKTDQLTEPTPAIGEVGEVAASENDQ, from the coding sequence ATGTTGCAGCACGCACAGTTGCCCTATTTAACGAATCCCACCTTGAAGGTGGCTGGAATCATCAAATCAATTCCAGAACATTTTCATGTGGAAGAGATCCCCGCCTACGTCCCATCTGGAAGTGGGGAACATCTCTACTTGTGGATTGAAAAAACGGATATTTCTACCGACTACCTGGTGCGGCAGCTCAGTTATCAGTTGCACATCCCACGTGAGGCGGTGGGCTACGCTGGAATGAAAGATCGGCGGGCAGTCACGCGGCAGTGGATTTCACTACCCAGGCAATGTGAAGCAAAGTTGGACCAGTTTCAACTGCCCGGCTTTACCATTCTGGAAACGAACTGGCACCAGAATAAGCTGAAAACGGGCCATCTGGAAGGGAATCGCTTTCGGATTACCATTTCAGAATGTGATCCCACCCAGGATTCCGTGGTGGCACAATTACTGAACCAAATCCGGCAATCTGGCATGTTAAACGCCTACGGTGACCAGCGATTCGGTCTGGAAGATGAAACCTTGCAACTGGGCCACGACCTTCTGACAGGAAAGGTCCGGCGTGCCCGCACCCCATTTCTGAAAAAACTATCACTTTCAGCAGTACAATCGTGGTTATTCAACCATTACCTGACCAGAAGGCACTCCCGAGGCGAGTTATTTACTGTACTGCCGGGCGATGTAATGGGGAAATGGCCCCACGGTGGGATATTTGTGTCCGAAGATCCCGCAGTAGAACAGCAGCGATTCGAAGCACGTGAAATCATGTTTCGTGGGCCAATTTACGGCACGAAAATGTTCCCTGCAAAAAATGTTGCATTAATGCGTGAATTGGAATTGTTGGATCAACTGGGAATTGCCACCGCACAATTTGTGCCTTTTGAAAAGATCATGCAGGGAACCAGGCGACCTAACCTGGTATATCTGAACGACTTACGGCACGAGTGGGTGGATGGCCTGCTGGTGTTGGATTTCAGCCTGCCCAGTGGCAGTTACGCAACGATTTTGTTGCGGGAGCTGCTGAAAACTGATCAATTGACGGAACCAACGCCAGCGATCGGTGAAGTGGGTGAAGTAGCAGCTTCCGAAAACGATCAGTAA
- a CDS encoding aminotransferase class I/II-fold pyridoxal phosphate-dependent enzyme → MHDHWIAERMSRIETSGIRRVFDLGKKLTNPINLSIGQPHFPVPDVVQQAAISAIQHGGNGYSVTQGVASLLQKLKLQTQTRLPGQKRELLVTSGTSGALVLAMISSVNPGDEVIIFDPYFVAYPNLIAIAGGVPVIIDTYPDFQIDVEKVRAAITPRTKMIIFSSPANPTGITTPRETLQALVELAKEHQILLVSDEIYRAFWYDGPFCSASEFDENVLVVDGFGKTYAVTGWRLGFAHGPAKLIDKMATAQQFTFVCAPQPFQLAAEAMLDYDVTSIVDDYRKKRVRICDELADCYKFNRSQGAFYLFAEAPGGDANRFFEAALEKNLLIIPGGAFSKRNTHFRVSFAADDETLSRGIAVLKELAAG, encoded by the coding sequence ATGCACGACCATTGGATCGCGGAGCGGATGTCTCGCATTGAAACTTCTGGCATTCGCAGAGTTTTTGATTTAGGCAAGAAATTAACCAACCCAATCAATCTCAGTATTGGTCAGCCCCACTTTCCAGTACCGGATGTGGTGCAACAAGCGGCAATTTCTGCCATTCAGCATGGGGGAAACGGTTACTCCGTCACGCAGGGTGTGGCATCCCTGCTGCAAAAATTAAAGCTTCAAACCCAGACACGTTTACCAGGTCAAAAACGCGAGTTACTTGTAACATCAGGCACTTCGGGTGCGTTGGTGCTGGCAATGATCAGTTCGGTGAATCCTGGCGATGAAGTCATTATTTTCGACCCTTACTTCGTGGCCTATCCCAACCTGATTGCCATTGCAGGTGGGGTTCCTGTGATCATTGACACTTACCCTGACTTTCAGATCGACGTCGAAAAGGTGCGTGCTGCCATTACGCCACGCACCAAGATGATCATTTTCTCCAGCCCCGCCAACCCCACAGGGATCACCACCCCACGGGAAACATTGCAGGCACTGGTCGAATTGGCCAAGGAACATCAGATATTGCTGGTTTCCGACGAAATCTATCGGGCGTTCTGGTACGATGGACCTTTCTGCAGTGCGTCCGAATTCGATGAAAATGTGCTCGTGGTTGATGGCTTTGGGAAAACGTACGCCGTTACTGGCTGGCGATTGGGTTTTGCCCACGGACCAGCAAAATTGATCGATAAGATGGCCACCGCCCAGCAGTTTACATTTGTCTGTGCCCCACAACCATTTCAATTGGCTGCCGAAGCCATGCTGGACTATGATGTTACATCGATTGTCGATGACTACCGCAAGAAGCGGGTTCGGATATGCGACGAACTGGCAGACTGTTACAAGTTCAATCGCTCCCAGGGTGCGTTTTACCTGTTCGCCGAAGCACCAGGTGGAGACGCGAACAGGTTTTTTGAAGCGGCATTGGAAAAAAATCTGCTCATCATTCCAGGTGGGGCATTCAGTAAACGAAACACCCACTTTCGGGTCAGTTTTGCCGCAGACGATGAAACATTGTCCAGAGGAATTGCTGTTTTAAAAGAGCTTGCAGCAGGTTAG
- a CDS encoding amidohydrolase has translation MKRIHLFITFLLLVCGIRAGLGNEPAEVIYHGGEVLTIDDRNPSTEAVAIRNGRIVEVGKFADVVKHKGEKTAMIDLQGHCMLPGFVDGHGHCYNTGIQAVCANLLAPPDHTIRDIRKLQDELKKWSSTETSKKYKLIVGFGYDDAQLKEQRHPTRQDLDAVSTELPVIAIHQSGHLCALNTKALQLAEITKTSKNPTGGIIRREKDGETPDGVLEETAFMAALLKLMPRIGDKESDAIAVAGMKIYAANGYTMAQEGRSMESIDKSWIRLAEGKNMLIDVISYPDLSFTDSPFGIDSKWHTSKLINGYRIGGVKLSLDGSPQGKTAYLSQPYLIPPHGKPSNYRGYPAMPVEEANKKISLCYQKGWQFLVHCNGDAAADMMLGAVKDAQKKFPDWKKRRDVMIHCQTVREDQLDLMKELGIIPSLFGMHCFYWGDWHRDSVLGAERAERISPARSALKRGMIFSQHHDAPVALPNAIRILSSVVTRRTRSGDILGASQCISVENALKSLTLWAAYHHFEEANRGSIEVGKLADFVILDKNPHKVPILYLSELKVLETIKEGKTIFKAQ, from the coding sequence GTGAAGCGAATACATCTGTTTATCACATTTTTGCTACTGGTTTGCGGTATTCGCGCTGGTTTGGGCAACGAACCAGCCGAAGTCATCTATCATGGTGGCGAAGTTCTAACAATTGACGATAGAAACCCAAGCACGGAAGCCGTTGCGATTCGGAATGGTAGAATCGTTGAAGTTGGGAAATTTGCCGATGTTGTGAAGCACAAAGGTGAAAAGACGGCCATGATCGATTTACAAGGCCATTGTATGTTACCAGGCTTTGTGGATGGACACGGGCATTGTTATAACACAGGCATTCAGGCAGTGTGTGCAAATCTTCTTGCCCCACCCGACCACACCATCAGGGACATTCGTAAACTTCAAGATGAGTTAAAAAAGTGGTCTTCAACAGAAACGTCTAAAAAATACAAGTTGATTGTTGGTTTCGGATACGATGATGCTCAACTTAAGGAACAACGACATCCCACAAGACAAGATCTTGATGCTGTCTCCACAGAACTCCCTGTGATCGCGATCCACCAATCTGGCCATCTTTGTGCACTGAATACCAAAGCACTGCAACTGGCTGAAATCACCAAAACGTCAAAAAATCCCACTGGTGGGATCATTCGCCGGGAAAAAGATGGGGAAACACCCGATGGGGTGTTGGAAGAAACTGCATTTATGGCAGCGCTATTAAAACTGATGCCACGTATCGGGGACAAAGAGTCTGACGCAATTGCTGTTGCCGGGATGAAAATTTATGCTGCTAACGGATACACGATGGCACAGGAAGGGCGATCAATGGAGTCGATCGACAAATCCTGGATTCGGTTAGCAGAAGGTAAAAACATGCTCATCGATGTCATCAGTTACCCTGACCTGTCTTTTACAGATAGTCCTTTCGGTATAGACAGCAAATGGCATACATCCAAACTCATCAACGGGTATAGGATTGGAGGTGTCAAACTCAGCCTGGATGGTTCTCCACAAGGAAAGACAGCTTATTTGTCACAGCCATATCTGATCCCACCCCACGGAAAGCCATCGAATTATCGAGGCTATCCTGCAATGCCAGTGGAAGAAGCAAATAAAAAGATTTCGCTTTGTTATCAGAAAGGCTGGCAGTTTCTGGTCCATTGTAATGGGGATGCCGCCGCCGACATGATGTTGGGAGCAGTAAAAGATGCACAGAAAAAATTCCCAGACTGGAAAAAAAGACGCGATGTGATGATTCATTGCCAGACAGTGCGTGAAGATCAGTTGGATCTGATGAAAGAGTTGGGAATTATTCCATCCTTGTTTGGGATGCATTGCTTTTATTGGGGCGACTGGCATCGCGATTCTGTGCTGGGTGCAGAACGTGCAGAACGGATCAGCCCAGCACGATCCGCCTTGAAGAGAGGCATGATTTTCTCCCAACATCACGATGCGCCCGTCGCATTACCGAACGCGATTAGAATCTTGTCATCGGTAGTCACCCGACGCACTCGAAGTGGAGATATTCTGGGAGCAAGTCAGTGTATCTCAGTAGAAAATGCCCTGAAATCTCTTACACTGTGGGCAGCTTACCATCATTTTGAGGAAGCGAATCGAGGGTCAATCGAAGTAGGAAAGTTGGCAGATTTTGTGATCCTGGATAAAAACCCTCATAAAGTACCGATTCTTTACCTCAGTGAACTCAAGGTTCTCGAAACCATCAAAGAGGGAAAAACTATTTTCAAAGCACAATAA
- a CDS encoding S41 family peptidase: protein MTRCRILGAFLVLLTMFSGYGLQADEKTTYALIVGAGKFTDPQIKARATADADASAIYDVLVDPARGRVSADKATLLLADTKLNNAAKTATKANILAAFEAITAKAKKEDTVLIYMVMQGAGFSGKPCVFAADSNFKERAKNALFPADIEAKIKDLKSEKVCFFIDFNLKGFDSKEAVVAPRIFDFVRVAMAIPEDDESGKPASGRGIYLAQSGLQPVLVIEKHGLFTAATLDALKGEADTDGFEADGQVTTDELTTFYNKKLLDYIRKVANTAEERNQRVSYSGKPLHLTLTRNPEPAKVAEERLAKFAKMKGEFSKEVAIDGQSVLDRMPRLLALQDLRKVYQQFIDGKITKEELLAGRTRIIEGMKISDEDAQLFARKVSEGLRFVKANYIKPLEMPAMVKDGIEGMFERMEVPISEQLRARLDKSADLEYDDLVDLLADARKALGKREDLADNLDVEIAFNLGMRKYVDDYTVYFNQEKSQDMDREMGRFTGIGVQIRRDIARDGLLVVTPIRGSPAYRAGIKTGDLVTEVIWEEDPKGKKLDEPKVHSTKGLDVTDAVKLILGEPGTRVKLKIDREGSKEPVIIEIVRGLVESESVYGYKRNKDDSWNYFIDEEKKIGYVHLTQFSATSGVEMRKALTAMQEQGVKGVVLDLRFNPGGYLSTAVDICDMFIDDGVIVSVRPRNSLVGQRVIRGQSRGSFLDFPMVCLINGGSASGSEILSACLQDHNRAIIVGERSFGKGSVQNVERFALTDGRIKITTATFWPPSARNLNKASTPGKPEDVWGVMPDKGYELKLERAESDKLYERLNDWGIIPRRDLPAKEPTEKFEDKQLDLGLKYLRDQINLTRK, encoded by the coding sequence ATGACCCGGTGTCGAATTCTGGGAGCATTTCTGGTGCTCCTGACGATGTTTTCCGGATATGGTCTTCAAGCGGACGAGAAAACAACCTACGCCCTGATCGTGGGGGCGGGTAAATTCACTGACCCACAGATTAAAGCCCGTGCTACCGCAGATGCTGATGCCAGTGCCATTTACGATGTATTGGTCGATCCGGCACGTGGTCGTGTTTCTGCAGATAAAGCCACCTTATTGCTTGCTGACACCAAATTGAACAACGCAGCAAAAACTGCTACGAAAGCCAATATTCTGGCAGCGTTTGAAGCAATTACAGCGAAAGCCAAAAAAGAAGACACCGTGCTGATCTATATGGTGATGCAGGGTGCAGGCTTCAGTGGCAAACCGTGCGTCTTCGCAGCAGATTCCAACTTCAAAGAGCGTGCAAAGAACGCACTGTTTCCTGCCGATATCGAAGCAAAAATCAAAGATCTCAAATCAGAGAAAGTCTGTTTTTTCATTGATTTCAACCTGAAAGGCTTTGATTCCAAAGAAGCAGTGGTTGCCCCACGTATCTTTGATTTTGTCCGCGTGGCAATGGCAATTCCTGAAGACGATGAAAGTGGCAAACCAGCTTCCGGGCGGGGGATCTATCTTGCCCAAAGTGGCTTGCAGCCGGTGCTGGTAATTGAAAAACATGGCCTGTTTACCGCTGCCACCCTGGATGCATTGAAAGGTGAAGCGGATACCGATGGTTTTGAGGCAGATGGTCAGGTAACCACAGACGAACTGACCACGTTTTACAACAAAAAACTGCTCGATTACATTCGCAAAGTGGCAAACACCGCGGAAGAACGCAATCAGCGTGTTAGTTATTCCGGCAAACCATTGCACCTGACTTTAACCCGCAATCCCGAACCAGCCAAAGTTGCCGAAGAACGCCTTGCCAAGTTTGCAAAAATGAAAGGCGAATTCAGCAAGGAAGTGGCAATTGATGGACAATCGGTGCTGGATCGGATGCCGCGACTGCTGGCTTTACAGGATTTGCGAAAAGTCTATCAGCAGTTCATTGATGGCAAAATTACCAAAGAAGAGTTGCTGGCTGGCCGCACCCGGATCATTGAAGGGATGAAGATCAGCGATGAGGATGCCCAACTATTCGCAAGAAAAGTCAGCGAAGGGTTGCGATTCGTTAAAGCGAATTACATTAAGCCGCTGGAAATGCCAGCGATGGTGAAAGACGGCATCGAAGGGATGTTCGAGCGGATGGAAGTGCCGATCAGCGAGCAACTTCGTGCCCGCCTGGATAAATCGGCAGACCTGGAATACGACGACCTGGTTGATCTTTTGGCCGATGCTCGCAAAGCATTGGGCAAGCGGGAAGACCTTGCTGACAATCTGGATGTGGAAATTGCCTTCAACCTGGGTATGCGAAAATACGTGGATGATTACACCGTGTATTTCAACCAGGAAAAATCGCAGGATATGGATCGCGAAATGGGCCGATTCACTGGAATTGGCGTGCAGATTCGTCGCGATATTGCCCGCGATGGCCTGCTGGTTGTCACACCGATCCGTGGCAGTCCCGCTTACCGTGCTGGGATCAAAACTGGCGACCTGGTGACCGAAGTGATCTGGGAAGAAGATCCCAAAGGCAAAAAGCTTGATGAGCCCAAAGTGCACAGCACCAAAGGGCTGGATGTTACCGATGCTGTGAAACTGATCCTGGGCGAACCAGGCACCCGCGTCAAGCTGAAGATTGACCGCGAAGGCAGCAAGGAACCGGTAATTATTGAAATTGTGCGTGGACTGGTGGAATCAGAATCAGTCTATGGCTACAAGCGGAATAAGGACGATTCGTGGAATTACTTCATTGATGAAGAGAAGAAAATTGGCTACGTGCACCTTACCCAGTTCTCGGCCACCAGTGGTGTGGAAATGCGTAAAGCATTAACCGCCATGCAGGAACAAGGCGTGAAAGGGGTGGTACTGGATCTGCGATTTAATCCAGGTGGTTACCTCAGCACTGCTGTCGATATCTGTGATATGTTCATCGATGATGGGGTGATTGTTTCTGTTCGCCCACGCAACTCGCTGGTGGGCCAACGTGTGATCCGTGGCCAATCACGTGGCAGCTTCCTCGACTTCCCGATGGTCTGTCTGATTAACGGTGGATCTGCCAGTGGTAGCGAAATTCTTTCTGCCTGCCTGCAAGACCACAACCGTGCAATAATTGTTGGAGAACGAAGCTTTGGCAAAGGCAGCGTGCAGAACGTGGAACGATTTGCTTTAACCGATGGCCGGATCAAGATTACGACGGCAACTTTCTGGCCGCCAAGTGCTCGGAACCTGAACAAAGCCAGCACACCAGGCAAGCCAGAAGATGTATGGGGCGTGATGCCAGACAAAGGTTACGAACTGAAACTGGAACGTGCAGAAAGTGATAAACTGTACGAACGTTTAAACGATTGGGGTATTATTCCTCGTCGTGATCTGCCAGCGAAAGAACCCACCGAGAAGTTTGAAGATAAGCAATTGGACCTGGGCTTGAAGTACCTGCGTGATCAGATTAATTTGACTCGCAAGTAA
- a CDS encoding serine/threonine-protein kinase, producing MNKYDVFLSCPMASVRSQAQYQDVRSQALAIKQCLQEECGLTVYFAGDNVDSKDSFDEPDFSFIQDREALNNSRYFLLFYPSRIVSSVLVEAGMAIAQEKKAVYFVFDRKHLPFMLQHVDRVCPIKIYEIKSIDRVLKLFRDHGANLFEPWQDKPPVVKPEPLTTSHTQTLSTPVALAPNAVVGPYTLVKLLGSGTYGTVWLAEKRTAFLTTQFALKFPNSPELNLDAIRHEALVWSMVSGHPNIVPVIEADRFGGHVVIVSEYAANGSLAEWLATHQQSKSTAQQLHTWGKGIIAGLAHLHECGLVHRDLKPNNILIQGNIPKIADFGLARVLASIDQSYSVAGTPAYMAPEAWAGQRSEQTDIWAVGVILFEMFAGERPFQEKSVPKLRQLICSDYFPAFPDSMPAVVQQVIHKCFERDCQHRYQKMTEVQSDFAELS from the coding sequence GTGAACAAATACGATGTTTTTCTCTCTTGCCCAATGGCAAGTGTTCGCAGCCAGGCCCAGTATCAGGATGTGCGGTCTCAGGCACTTGCCATCAAGCAATGCCTGCAGGAAGAATGTGGCTTAACAGTGTACTTTGCTGGAGACAATGTTGACAGCAAAGACAGCTTCGACGAGCCCGATTTTTCATTCATTCAGGATCGTGAAGCACTCAACAATTCCCGTTACTTTCTACTTTTTTATCCATCCCGAATAGTTTCGAGTGTGCTGGTTGAAGCGGGGATGGCCATTGCCCAGGAAAAGAAAGCAGTGTATTTTGTTTTTGATCGGAAACACCTGCCATTTATGTTGCAACACGTGGATCGCGTGTGCCCCATCAAAATTTATGAAATCAAATCGATTGATCGGGTGCTGAAATTATTTCGCGACCACGGTGCCAACCTTTTCGAACCATGGCAGGACAAACCGCCTGTGGTGAAGCCGGAGCCACTGACAACATCCCACACGCAGACATTGTCCACACCCGTGGCACTGGCACCCAATGCGGTGGTTGGGCCTTATACGTTGGTGAAACTGCTTGGATCGGGCACTTATGGAACGGTTTGGTTGGCGGAAAAACGCACCGCATTTCTCACTACGCAATTTGCGTTAAAGTTTCCTAATTCACCTGAATTAAACCTGGACGCAATCCGCCACGAAGCGTTGGTGTGGTCGATGGTTTCCGGCCACCCCAATATCGTGCCAGTGATTGAAGCAGACCGATTTGGTGGTCATGTGGTGATTGTCAGTGAATACGCCGCGAATGGCTCTCTGGCAGAATGGCTGGCAACGCACCAGCAATCAAAAAGTACTGCACAACAGTTGCACACATGGGGGAAAGGGATCATTGCCGGCCTGGCCCACCTGCACGAATGTGGGTTGGTGCATCGGGATCTGAAGCCAAACAACATTCTGATCCAGGGTAACATCCCCAAGATCGCCGATTTTGGTCTGGCACGGGTGCTTGCCAGCATTGATCAATCATACAGCGTTGCAGGCACCCCCGCTTATATGGCACCAGAAGCCTGGGCGGGCCAACGTTCCGAACAGACAGATATCTGGGCAGTGGGGGTGATCTTGTTTGAAATGTTTGCTGGCGAACGGCCATTTCAGGAAAAGAGTGTGCCAAAACTGCGCCAATTGATTTGCAGCGACTATTTCCCAGCATTTCCGGACTCGATGCCAGCTGTTGTTCAACAGGTCATCCATAAATGTTTCGAACGCGATTGCCAGCACCGATATCAGAAAATGACCGAGGTACAGTCAGATTTTGCCGAGCTTTCATGA